The genomic window GCGGCTGTTCATCGAGGCGTTCGAACGCGACTCCGACTGGCAGCCGGCGCCGTGGCATCTGCGCGACTACGAGTACCACGACCAAGGCAGGGAGGATCCCTCATGACAGCCGTGATGGTCATCGCCGGGGTGATGCTGGTGGCGGCGGCGCTGCTGACCACCTACCGGCTGCTCGCCGGACCGAGCAGTCTCGACCGTCTCGTCGCGATGGACACGCTCGTCGCGACCGCGATCGGCGGACTGTCGGTGTGGGCGGCATACACGCGGGACACCACGATCGTCCCCGCGATCGTCGCACTCGCCCTCGTCGGCTACGTCGGCTCGATCAGTGTCGCCCGATTCCGGGTGAGTGACGACTCGTGAACACCGTCCTCGACATCGTCGCCGCCGTCTGCATCCTGGTCGGCGCACTGCTGGCATTGACCGCCGCGATCGGTATCGTCCGCTTCCCCGACACCCTCTCCCGCATGCACGCGGCCAGTAAGCCCCAGGTCATCGGGCTGGTTCTGGTTCTGGTCGGTTCGGTGATCCGGTTGCACGGCAACGTCGACATCTGGATGCTCGTTCTCGTCGGCCTGTTCACGCTGCTCACGGCACCGGTCATCGCGCACAGCGTCGGCCGGGTCGCCTACCGCGAGCAGCGCGGCCGGGACGGGCTGCTCATGGAACAGTTCGACGAGGATCCGGGAACGTTCCGATAGCGCCGGCCCTGCCGTGGAACGTGCGCAGGTAGGCGTAGGCGAACAGGGCCGGAACACCGAGCAGCAGCGGCGCCGACACCATCGGATACTCGGCGATGGGCACCGCGAGGTAGCGGTAACTCAGCAGCAGTGCCGCGAGCAGCAGGGCGCCGCCGGCGACGAGCCGGATCCGGAACGCCCCCCACCCGCGTTCGGGGTCGCGCAGCACCGATTCGAGGGTGAGGGTGAGGACCACGCCGGCGATGAGGTCGACGCCGTAGTGGTAGCCGAACCCGAGGGTCGCGGC from Prescottella sp. R16 includes these protein-coding regions:
- a CDS encoding monovalent cation/H+ antiporter complex subunit F, whose protein sequence is MTAVMVIAGVMLVAAALLTTYRLLAGPSSLDRLVAMDTLVATAIGGLSVWAAYTRDTTIVPAIVALALVGYVGSISVARFRVSDDS
- the mnhG gene encoding monovalent cation/H(+) antiporter subunit G translates to MNTVLDIVAAVCILVGALLALTAAIGIVRFPDTLSRMHAASKPQVIGLVLVLVGSVIRLHGNVDIWMLVLVGLFTLLTAPVIAHSVGRVAYREQRGRDGLLMEQFDEDPGTFR